In Nocardioides marinus, one DNA window encodes the following:
- a CDS encoding TetR/AcrR family transcriptional regulator — MGHHGWGGDPPATEELARVRILEATHRCLERSGVAKTTLSDVAAEVGVTRQTVYRYFPSLGDLLNAVAASGTNAFVERMGQHVATCRTPLDAVVEAIVFCVEELPREPRIGLLLHAEDDLFGRGVTSPAGVALAAQFLRSLAVDWASVDVTDEDLDGLAELMLRLIGSLMQYPASTPRSPDDVRAYVRRWLGPALTTASTRT; from the coding sequence ATGGGCCACCACGGCTGGGGCGGTGACCCGCCCGCCACGGAGGAGCTCGCGCGGGTGCGCATCCTCGAGGCGACGCACCGGTGCCTGGAGCGGAGCGGGGTCGCCAAGACCACGCTGTCCGACGTGGCGGCCGAGGTGGGTGTGACGCGACAGACCGTCTACCGCTACTTCCCGAGCCTGGGCGACCTGCTCAACGCGGTCGCCGCGTCAGGGACGAACGCCTTCGTGGAGCGGATGGGCCAGCACGTCGCGACATGCCGGACCCCTCTCGACGCGGTCGTCGAGGCGATCGTGTTCTGCGTGGAGGAGCTGCCGCGAGAGCCCCGCATCGGCCTGCTGCTCCATGCCGAGGACGACCTGTTCGGTCGCGGCGTCACCTCCCCCGCCGGCGTTGCGCTGGCTGCGCAGTTCCTCAGGAGCCTGGCCGTGGACTGGGCCTCCGTCGACGTCACCGACGAGGACCTGGACGGCCTCGCGGAGCTGATGCTGCGCCTGATCGGCTCGCTCATGCAGTACCCGGCCAGCACCCCCCGCTCCCCCGACGACGTCCGCGCCTACGTACGACGCTGGCTCGGCCCGGCGCTCACGACAGCCTCCACCCGCACCTGA
- a CDS encoding helix-turn-helix domain-containing protein: MTETSTPSTRTSIPTSARAGLVEASVAVPTTRRGTGTAEGVDLLADWVRGRVDELAECATSSIWEQVDVYSTLEDRSLRSEVQSHCRQVFGAFLSSVEDRRDPERGDFPWTGRHAMRRVDLGVALPDFMKAFRIGQIELWDGILDGVAHHPETKDAALTIVGQVMRTIEVGSTAAAEAYLEAQQFQLADSARLARDLLDDLLEGRPPAVQPRVQMLADVGITEAGPLVVVAGSFAVNGDADSGRSSQSMLRSALNNPGRGLVVVRHDEVVAVMPVEPTGEERLLARIRAGIASLAGRGVFPSVGVSSVREGFLDVPEAYEEARLARRSLRGRTGVQSLSSMSTLDYLVQTHDRTARRLVRPEVRAFVQEDLAAGGTFVETLRQYVACDLNAKLAAMALHVHANTVYYRLERIAERTGCDVRRVEELIDLLLAVSLVTGSSD, from the coding sequence GTGACGGAGACCAGCACACCGAGCACCCGGACCAGCATCCCGACGAGCGCGCGGGCGGGCCTCGTGGAGGCCTCGGTCGCGGTGCCGACCACCCGTCGCGGGACCGGCACCGCCGAGGGCGTGGACCTGCTGGCCGACTGGGTGCGTGGACGGGTCGACGAGCTGGCCGAGTGCGCCACGTCGTCGATCTGGGAGCAGGTCGACGTCTACTCCACGCTCGAGGACCGCAGCCTGCGCTCGGAGGTGCAGTCGCACTGCCGCCAGGTGTTCGGGGCGTTCCTCAGCAGCGTCGAGGACCGGCGCGACCCGGAGCGGGGAGACTTCCCCTGGACCGGTCGCCACGCCATGCGGCGGGTCGACCTCGGTGTAGCCCTGCCCGACTTCATGAAGGCCTTCCGCATCGGGCAGATCGAGCTGTGGGACGGCATCCTCGACGGCGTCGCCCACCACCCGGAGACCAAGGACGCCGCGCTCACGATCGTGGGCCAGGTGATGCGCACGATCGAGGTGGGCAGCACGGCGGCGGCCGAGGCCTACCTCGAGGCCCAGCAGTTCCAGCTCGCCGACTCCGCGCGTCTGGCCCGCGACCTGCTCGACGACCTCCTGGAGGGGCGGCCGCCGGCGGTGCAGCCGCGCGTGCAGATGCTCGCCGACGTCGGCATCACCGAGGCCGGCCCGCTGGTGGTCGTGGCAGGCTCCTTCGCCGTCAACGGGGACGCGGACTCCGGGCGCTCCAGCCAGTCGATGTTGCGCTCGGCGCTGAACAACCCCGGGCGCGGGCTGGTGGTCGTGCGCCACGACGAGGTCGTCGCCGTGATGCCGGTCGAGCCGACGGGGGAGGAGCGGCTGCTCGCGCGCATCCGTGCGGGCATCGCGTCCCTGGCGGGACGGGGCGTCTTCCCCAGCGTGGGGGTGAGCTCGGTGCGCGAGGGCTTCCTCGACGTCCCGGAGGCCTACGAGGAGGCGCGCCTGGCGCGGCGTTCCCTGCGTGGGCGGACGGGCGTGCAGTCCCTGTCGAGCATGTCCACCCTGGACTACCTCGTCCAGACCCACGACCGGACCGCTCGGCGCCTGGTCAGGCCCGAGGTGCGGGCGTTCGTCCAGGAGGACCTCGCCGCCGGCGGGACGTTCGTGGAGACGCTGCGGCAGTACGTCGCCTGCGACCTCAACGCGAAGCTGGCCGCCATGGCGCTGCACGTGCACGCCAACACCGTCTACTACCGCCTGGAGCGGATCGCCGAGCGCACCGGCTGCGACGTGCGTCGGGTGGAGGAGCTCATCGACCTGCTCCTCGCCGTCAGCCTGGTCACCGGCTCCTCGGACTGA
- a CDS encoding ABC transporter ATP-binding protein: MVLSARNLEVVYDDVVLALRGVSLDVPDGRIVALLGANGAGKTSLLRALTGLLDVHEGEITKGSVSLDGEDLRRTAPEAVVRKGVRQVLEGRRVFVELSIEDNLKVGAHTARATMAENLDRVYSLFPVLHDRRALTAGYLSGGEQQMLAMGRAMMSNPRFLLLDEPSLGLAPLMVEAIRDVIVEINGNGTGVLLVEQNASMALSIAHHGYVMETGRVVLDKPAAELLADDDVREFYLGLHPGEDGSGRKSFRDTKHYRRKKRWSA, translated from the coding sequence ATGGTGCTCAGCGCACGCAACCTCGAGGTCGTCTACGACGACGTCGTCCTGGCCCTGCGAGGGGTCAGCCTCGACGTACCCGACGGACGCATCGTCGCCCTGCTCGGCGCCAACGGCGCGGGCAAGACCTCCCTGCTCAGGGCCCTCACCGGCCTCCTCGACGTGCACGAGGGCGAGATCACCAAGGGTTCGGTCAGCCTCGACGGCGAGGACCTGCGGCGCACCGCGCCGGAGGCCGTCGTCCGCAAGGGGGTCCGCCAGGTCCTGGAGGGCCGCCGGGTCTTCGTCGAGCTCAGCATCGAGGACAACCTCAAGGTCGGCGCCCACACCGCACGGGCGACGATGGCCGAGAACCTCGATCGCGTCTACTCCCTCTTCCCCGTCCTCCACGACCGCCGCGCACTCACCGCCGGTTACCTCTCCGGCGGCGAGCAGCAGATGCTGGCGATGGGGCGGGCGATGATGTCCAACCCCCGGTTCCTCCTGCTGGACGAGCCCTCCCTCGGGCTCGCGCCCCTCATGGTGGAGGCGATCCGCGACGTGATCGTGGAGATCAACGGCAACGGCACCGGCGTGCTCCTCGTGGAGCAGAACGCCTCGATGGCCCTCTCGATCGCCCACCACGGCTACGTGATGGAGACCGGTCGCGTCGTGCTCGACAAGCCTGCGGCCGAGCTGCTCGCCGACGACGACGTCCGGGAGTTCTACCTCGGGCTGCACCCGGGCGAGGACGGCTCGGGACGCAAGTCCTTCCGCGACACCAAGCACTACCGCAGGAAGAAGAGGTGGTCGGCATGA